The Streptomyces sp. NBC_00162 genome window below encodes:
- a CDS encoding WxL domain-containing protein, which produces MAVLAAATGGALSAPAAAEGEPVVTFPTHCLPPQEAGLPPADGPTTARLTVDNPAPRVGDTVTVTYQVIANPAVNPAGGELPADALTPTGRILLGGAQSGEVTVVGAQRNDPVLAGAPLPAVTMTGTFTVTAPGEITLAPGAYTLHTSHPLDLDTVCTADAGAPVSERLTATPLPTANLRSVLLAAAHGKPGDKVKVTAAGFTPGAAVTVAGRAGAAETADRVAAAADELGVVRAELPVTDKATTAVVAYEGAAWTAGQGSGPAAYTVIDAAPLPPGTQKLSATVEPGALGMTQTGEDIALGAVSYGDGGAAPGRIGTVTVKDARGGPAGWSLIGKVTDFTGPGGVRIPGASLSWTPSCTAAAGSPSPCTPGSAGVVGQDGAVLASTPDAPLVGGTFTVDATVTLQVPAYTPPGAYTSVLTLTLS; this is translated from the coding sequence ATGGCCGTGCTGGCGGCCGCGACCGGGGGCGCGCTGAGCGCACCCGCCGCCGCCGAAGGGGAGCCGGTGGTGACCTTCCCGACCCACTGCCTGCCGCCCCAGGAGGCCGGACTCCCGCCCGCCGACGGGCCGACCACCGCCCGGCTCACCGTCGACAACCCGGCACCGCGGGTCGGCGACACCGTCACGGTGACCTACCAGGTGATCGCCAACCCCGCCGTCAACCCGGCCGGCGGCGAACTGCCCGCCGACGCACTGACCCCGACCGGCCGGATCCTGCTCGGGGGCGCCCAGAGCGGCGAGGTCACCGTGGTCGGCGCACAGCGCAACGACCCGGTCCTTGCCGGAGCGCCCCTCCCCGCCGTCACCATGACGGGCACCTTCACCGTCACCGCGCCCGGCGAGATCACGCTGGCCCCCGGCGCCTACACCCTGCACACGAGCCACCCGCTGGACCTCGACACCGTCTGCACGGCCGACGCCGGGGCCCCCGTCTCCGAGCGCCTCACCGCGACCCCGCTGCCCACGGCCAACCTGCGCAGCGTCCTCCTCGCCGCGGCCCACGGGAAACCGGGCGACAAGGTCAAGGTCACCGCCGCCGGATTCACCCCGGGCGCGGCCGTCACGGTGGCCGGGCGGGCCGGCGCCGCCGAGACCGCCGACCGGGTGGCCGCCGCCGCGGACGAGCTCGGCGTGGTCCGGGCGGAGCTGCCGGTCACCGACAAGGCCACCACCGCGGTCGTCGCCTATGAGGGGGCGGCCTGGACGGCCGGGCAGGGCTCGGGCCCGGCCGCGTACACGGTCATCGACGCCGCCCCGCTGCCGCCCGGCACCCAGAAGCTCAGCGCCACCGTCGAGCCCGGCGCCCTCGGCATGACCCAGACCGGCGAGGACATCGCCCTGGGCGCCGTGTCCTACGGAGACGGCGGAGCCGCCCCCGGCCGGATCGGGACCGTCACCGTCAAGGACGCCCGCGGCGGCCCGGCAGGCTGGTCCCTGATCGGCAAGGTCACCGACTTCACCGGCCCCGGCGGCGTCCGCATCCCCGGCGCCTCCCTCTCCTGGACCCCCTCGTGCACCGCCGCGGCGGGCAGTCCGAGTCCCTGTACGCCGGGCAGCGCGGGCGTGGTCGGCCAGGACGGCGCGGTACTGGCCTCCACCCCCGACGCCCCCCTGGTCGGCGGCACCTTCACGGTCGACGCGACCGTGACCCTCCAGGTCCCGGCGTACACCCCGCCGGGCGCGTACACGTCGGTCCTCACGCTGACCCTGTCGTGA
- the era gene encoding GTPase Era: MARMSDRSPESTSPHRAGFACFVGRPNAGKSTLTNALVGTKVAITSNRPQTTRHTVRGIVHRPDAQLVLVDTPGLHKPRTLLGERLNDVVRTTWAEVDVIGFCLPADQKLGPGDKFIAKELAGIKKTPKIAIITKTDLVESKVVGEQLIAVHQLAEELGFEWAEIVPVSAVGDTQVQLLADLIAPLLPESPPLYPEGDLTDEPEMVMVAELIREAALEGVRDELPHSIAVVVEEMIPRENRPADRPLLDIHANVYIERPSQKGIIIGPKGARLKEVGMKSRKHIEALLGTPVFLDLHVKVAKDWQRDPKQLRKLGF, from the coding sequence ATGGCCCGTATGAGCGATCGTTCCCCCGAGTCCACCAGCCCGCACCGCGCGGGCTTCGCCTGCTTCGTCGGCCGCCCCAACGCGGGCAAGTCGACCCTCACCAACGCACTCGTGGGCACCAAGGTCGCGATCACCTCCAACCGGCCGCAGACCACCCGCCACACCGTCCGCGGCATCGTGCACCGCCCCGACGCCCAGCTCGTCCTCGTCGACACGCCCGGCCTGCACAAGCCGCGCACGCTGCTCGGCGAGCGCCTCAACGACGTCGTGCGGACCACCTGGGCCGAGGTCGACGTCATCGGCTTCTGCCTGCCCGCCGACCAGAAGCTCGGCCCCGGCGACAAGTTCATCGCCAAGGAGCTCGCGGGGATCAAGAAGACCCCCAAGATCGCCATCATCACCAAGACCGACCTGGTCGAGTCGAAGGTGGTGGGCGAGCAGCTCATCGCCGTCCACCAGCTCGCCGAGGAGCTCGGCTTCGAGTGGGCCGAGATCGTCCCCGTCTCGGCGGTCGGCGACACCCAGGTCCAGCTGCTGGCCGACCTGATCGCGCCGCTGCTGCCGGAGAGCCCGCCGCTGTACCCGGAGGGCGACCTCACCGACGAGCCCGAGATGGTCATGGTCGCCGAGCTGATCCGCGAGGCGGCGCTGGAAGGCGTACGGGACGAGCTCCCGCACTCCATCGCCGTGGTCGTCGAGGAGATGATCCCGCGCGAGAACCGCCCTGCGGACCGGCCGCTGCTCGACATCCACGCCAACGTCTACATCGAGCGGCCGAGCCAGAAGGGCATCATCATCGGCCCGAAGGGCGCCCGCCTGAAGGAGGTCGGGATGAAGTCGCGCAAGCACATCGAGGCGCTGCTCGGGACCCCGGTCTTCCTCGACCTCCACGTGAAGGTCGCCAAGGACTGGCAGCGGGATCCCAAGCAGCTGCGCAAGCTCGGCTTCTGA
- a CDS encoding SAM-dependent methyltransferase: protein MSDHQHRHHDEPAAGEEFWDARYRESNRIWSGKANDVLVREAADLTPGRALDLGCGEGADAVWLARQGWHVTGTDISGVALERAAEHAAEAKLSDRVEWQRHDLAESFPAGEFDLVSACFLHSYGDFPRERILRTAAAAVAPGGILLIAGHAGGPSWDPDKHADIDFPTPDEVLAQLELPEGGWEVLLAEAHVQPLTGPDGRPGSRPDNALKVRRLP from the coding sequence ATGTCCGACCATCAGCACCGCCACCACGACGAACCCGCCGCGGGCGAGGAGTTCTGGGACGCCCGCTACCGCGAGAGCAACCGCATCTGGAGCGGCAAGGCCAATGACGTCCTGGTCCGCGAGGCCGCGGACCTCACCCCCGGCCGCGCCCTCGACCTCGGCTGCGGCGAGGGGGCCGACGCGGTGTGGCTGGCCCGGCAGGGCTGGCACGTCACCGGGACCGACATCTCCGGGGTGGCCCTGGAGCGGGCGGCCGAGCACGCCGCGGAGGCGAAGCTCTCCGACCGCGTCGAGTGGCAGCGGCACGACCTCGCGGAGTCCTTCCCCGCCGGGGAGTTCGACCTGGTCTCCGCGTGCTTCCTGCATTCGTACGGGGACTTCCCCCGCGAGCGGATCCTGCGCACGGCCGCCGCGGCCGTGGCCCCCGGCGGGATCCTGCTGATCGCGGGCCACGCGGGCGGGCCCTCGTGGGACCCGGACAAGCACGCGGACATCGACTTCCCGACCCCGGACGAGGTCCTGGCGCAGCTGGAGCTGCCCGAGGGCGGCTGGGAGGTCCTGCTCGCGGAGGCGCACGTACAGCCCCTGACCGGCCCTGACGGCCGGCCCGGGAGCCGTCCGGACAACGCGCTGAAGGTACGGCGGCTGCCGTAG
- a CDS encoding GNAT family N-acetyltransferase: protein MTDHMIDSTLSELERYYDTVPRVGGARAEDFGPLTLFVQEGAGWQYYARPALDAGGGPGASAADVERVLARQRELKVPESFEWVAENSPSLRAAVEAAGLHVHAHPLMVLDQAAIPTPAHPEVRLFGADDPLLTAAVTVPALAFADPGTAVGEAGPAELAAATAAPEAAERRARVSGMLASGRTAMAAAVRDGVVLCSGQYNPVGDVAEVVGVGTLPSARRQGLALGVTAALVAQALERGARTVFLSAGDEDVARVYGRIGFRRVATALIAEPPA from the coding sequence ATGACCGACCACATGATCGATTCGACGCTCTCCGAGCTGGAGCGCTACTACGACACGGTGCCGCGGGTGGGCGGGGCACGGGCCGAGGACTTCGGTCCGCTGACCCTGTTCGTCCAGGAGGGCGCGGGCTGGCAGTACTACGCGCGGCCCGCGCTCGACGCCGGCGGCGGCCCGGGTGCGAGCGCGGCCGACGTGGAGCGGGTGCTGGCCCGGCAGCGGGAGCTGAAGGTCCCCGAGTCCTTCGAGTGGGTGGCTGAAAACAGCCCCTCCTTGCGGGCGGCCGTGGAGGCTGCCGGACTGCACGTCCACGCGCATCCGCTGATGGTCCTGGACCAGGCCGCCATTCCGACCCCCGCGCATCCGGAGGTACGGCTGTTCGGCGCGGACGACCCGCTGCTCACTGCTGCGGTGACGGTCCCGGCGCTGGCCTTCGCGGACCCGGGGACGGCCGTGGGCGAGGCCGGGCCGGCGGAGCTGGCGGCGGCGACGGCCGCTCCGGAGGCGGCGGAGCGCCGGGCGCGGGTGTCCGGGATGCTCGCGTCGGGCCGTACCGCGATGGCGGCGGCCGTCCGCGACGGCGTGGTGCTGTGCTCGGGCCAGTACAACCCGGTCGGGGACGTGGCCGAAGTGGTGGGCGTCGGCACGCTCCCGTCGGCGCGCCGCCAGGGCCTGGCCCTCGGGGTCACGGCGGCCCTGGTCGCGCAGGCCCTGGAACGCGGCGCCCGTACGGTCTTCCTCTCCGCTGGGGACGAGGACGTGGCCCGCGTCTACGGGCGCATCGGCTTCCGGCGCGTGGCGACGGCGCTGATCGCGGAGCCCCCCGCCTGA
- a CDS encoding protealysin inhibitor emfourin, which produces MRIQVVRTGGFTGIERRVEVDTSGLADEAEWQALAQLALRPGPPGHTGGPVRDGFSYRITVDGRTVSCQEPNLSDAQRALISRVLKEGA; this is translated from the coding sequence ATGCGGATTCAGGTGGTACGGACGGGCGGTTTCACGGGCATCGAGCGCCGCGTCGAGGTGGACACCTCGGGCCTGGCCGACGAGGCCGAGTGGCAGGCCCTGGCGCAGCTGGCGCTGCGGCCCGGTCCGCCCGGTCACACCGGCGGACCGGTACGGGACGGGTTCTCGTACCGGATCACGGTGGACGGGCGGACCGTGTCCTGCCAGGAGCCGAACCTGTCGGACGCACAGCGGGCGCTGATCTCACGGGTCTTGAAAGAAGGTGCCTGA
- a CDS encoding M4 family metallopeptidase produces MNASHTHHRHSVFCTVVPPHLLDKAALSADARRADLALRTLERDALLRTRRRVTTARGIVPALVEVPGQDGPSRTIYDAQHRTRLPGKKVRGEGDPVGKDATVNRAYAGLGATYELFLQGFGRRSIDGSGLPLDATVHYSEDYNNAFWDGQQMVFGDGDGDLFLDFTVSVDVIGHELTHGVTQYTANLTYHGQSGALNESMSDVFGSLIKQHSLEQTADEADWLIGAGLLGPNVTGVALRSMKAPGTAYDDDELGKDPQPATMDDYVETSRDNGGVHINSGIPNHAFYVVATELGGKAWERAGQIWYDTLTGGQLASDADFADFARLSTAAAVTRFGEGGAEHQALQKAWSAVGVPLAG; encoded by the coding sequence CCCCACCTGCTCGACAAGGCCGCCCTGTCCGCGGACGCGCGGCGGGCCGATCTCGCGTTGCGCACCCTGGAGCGCGACGCCCTGCTGCGGACCCGGCGCCGGGTCACCACCGCCCGCGGCATCGTGCCCGCGCTCGTCGAGGTGCCCGGCCAGGACGGGCCGAGCCGGACGATCTACGACGCCCAGCACCGCACCCGGCTGCCCGGGAAGAAGGTCCGCGGGGAGGGCGACCCGGTGGGCAAGGACGCCACCGTCAACCGCGCGTACGCCGGGCTCGGGGCGACGTACGAACTCTTCCTCCAGGGCTTCGGACGGCGCTCGATCGACGGTTCCGGGCTGCCGCTGGACGCGACCGTCCACTACAGCGAGGACTACAACAACGCCTTCTGGGACGGCCAGCAGATGGTCTTCGGCGACGGGGACGGGGACCTCTTCCTCGACTTCACGGTGTCGGTGGACGTCATCGGGCACGAGCTGACCCACGGGGTGACGCAGTACACCGCGAATCTGACGTACCACGGGCAGTCGGGCGCCCTGAACGAGTCGATGTCCGACGTCTTCGGCTCGCTGATCAAGCAGCACTCGCTGGAGCAGACGGCCGACGAGGCCGACTGGCTGATCGGGGCCGGGCTGCTGGGGCCCAACGTGACCGGGGTCGCGCTGCGGTCGATGAAGGCGCCGGGGACGGCGTACGACGACGACGAGCTCGGCAAGGACCCGCAGCCGGCGACCATGGACGACTACGTGGAGACCTCGCGCGACAACGGCGGGGTGCACATCAACTCCGGCATCCCCAACCACGCCTTCTACGTCGTGGCGACCGAACTGGGCGGCAAGGCCTGGGAGCGGGCCGGGCAGATCTGGTACGACACCCTCACCGGCGGGCAGCTGGCCTCGGACGCGGACTTCGCGGACTTCGCCCGGCTGTCGACGGCCGCGGCCGTGACCCGGTTCGGGGAGGGGGGCGCGGAACACCAGGCGCTCCAGAAGGCGTGGTCGGCGGTGGGTGTCCCGCTGGCGGGGTAG